The Archangium primigenium genomic interval CGCGACGTGGAGAACCTGCGCCGCTACTTCGAGTCGGTGGACCCGGGCCTGAGCGCGCGCTCCGGAGACGCGTTCGAGATCTGGCGCGCCTACGTGCGGCGCGAGCTCACCCCGGACTTCGAGCCCACGGGCCGCTTCCAGGGCGAGGCCTCGCGCGAGCGCCGCTTCTCCGGGGGCCCGCGAGGCGGCGGCGACAACCGCGCCCCCCGTCCGCCCAACGGCAACCGCCCGCCCAACGGCAACCGTCCGCCCAACGGCAACCGCCCCCCGGGCGATCGTCCTCCCCGCCAGGACGGCGCGCCGTCCCAGGGTCCGGGCGGTCGTCCCTGGCGCAACGAGGCTCGCGGCGACGCTCGTGGTGAGACTCGGGGCGAGCCTCGCGGCGACGTCCGGGGTGCGCCTCGGGGCGAGCCTCGTGGCGACGTCCGCGGTGCGCCTCGGGGCGAGGCCCGTGCCGCGCCTCCCTCCGCCCCGCCGCCGCCCCAGGCGCCGCGCGAGCCCCAGGGGCCGCCGCGCGAGCCCCGGCCAGGAGGACCTCGGGGTTTCAGGGAGCAACGTCCTCCCCGGGGCGATCGTCCGCCGCCGCGTGGGGGCCGGGACGCTCCGCGCCAGGGGGCAGAACCCGGACCGAGGTCCGCGGAGGCCTCGGGCGGCCAGGGCCCTCGGGGACGTCCGCCCCAGGAGCGCCGGGGCCCGGGGGGCCCTCGCGGTCCTCAGGTGTCCTACGTGCAGAAGGGCGCGTCGGGCACGCCCGAGGACGAGTCCTGACTCAGGAGTAGCGCGCGGGTTTGGTCGGCTGGCACGCCACCTCGAGAAAGGTGGTCGTGCGGCCCCGGGCCAACACCCACAGGCAGCGCAGGACGCAGGATGCTCCGAACTCCCGGTAGATGAGACCGAGGTTCTCC includes:
- a CDS encoding RIO1 family regulatory kinase/ATPase, coding for MNEALQVLLTDGVIEEVVGRLKSGKEADVYLVRHGGEIVAAKIYKEREHRNFRNNSGYREGRQVRNSRTARAIAKGSRFGVAAAEDAWKTAEVEALFKLHAAGVCVPRPVMFYEGVLLMELVLDLEGHPAPRLEEAQLTAEEASALYFDLRNQAIRMLCCDLIHGDLSAFNILLGNRGATIIDLPQVVDAAANSQAEFFFKRDVENLRRYFESVDPGLSARSGDAFEIWRAYVRRELTPDFEPTGRFQGEASRERRFSGGPRGGGDNRAPRPPNGNRPPNGNRPPNGNRPPGDRPPRQDGAPSQGPGGRPWRNEARGDARGETRGEPRGDVRGAPRGEPRGDVRGAPRGEARAAPPSAPPPPQAPREPQGPPREPRPGGPRGFREQRPPRGDRPPPRGGRDAPRQGAEPGPRSAEASGGQGPRGRPPQERRGPGGPRGPQVSYVQKGASGTPEDES